A single window of Candidatus Neomarinimicrobiota bacterium DNA harbors:
- a CDS encoding MarR family transcriptional regulator, which produces MGTHFKGTLEQTLALDTWVKMSRAKESVGRMLKPCLGQHGVTSAQFGVLEMLYHLGTLNQTVIGQKLLVSGGNVTLLVDNLEKHSWVERRRSRKDRRVIKVHLTTAGKAVTEQLLPIHVEALTHALAVLTLGERETLGILCKKLGRGQPTDPVRTG; this is translated from the coding sequence ATGGGAACCCACTTCAAGGGCACCTTGGAACAGACCCTGGCCCTCGATACTTGGGTCAAGATGTCCCGGGCTAAGGAATCAGTTGGCCGTATGCTCAAGCCTTGTCTGGGTCAGCACGGGGTCACCAGCGCCCAGTTTGGCGTTCTGGAGATGCTTTACCATCTTGGGACCCTCAATCAGACCGTCATTGGCCAGAAGTTGCTTGTAAGCGGGGGTAATGTGACCCTGCTGGTCGATAATCTGGAGAAGCATAGCTGGGTTGAGCGGCGACGCAGCCGCAAGGACCGTCGCGTTATTAAGGTCCACCTTACCACTGCCGGAAAGGCCGTCACTGAGCAGCTGCTGCCCATCCATGTAGAGGCGCTGACCCATGCTCTCGCAGTGCTCACCTTAGGCGAGCGGGAAACGCTTGGAATCCTTTGCAAGAAACTTGGTAGGGGACA